A genomic region of Fusarium falciforme chromosome 4, complete sequence contains the following coding sequences:
- a CDS encoding HET domain-containing protein, producing MAESTDPTTAVPNLYHPLDADKQELRLLELCPSDDSDSPIQVKIFPCRLEDVRGQFIPFSYVWGDPTVTETIIINGVPRKVTKNLAFFLRQIRTILPQILASISWESPTLFWADAICINQDDTEERNRQVQLMGSIYGSAPAALAWLGQAENSHLTAKLVDAFEIWLDACEEGHRDATESQDYDPNFDGWMERHPDLWSFSAVSGGGRKRNPYWEAINTLLHSPYWSRIWIFQEITLPDDTLFVYGSALIRLYSLRALVWWMVGFASKPTYNVSFLDQENYQDLLIAVRQVISAVGSSIKSPLATKHRLATPQRPTLALVPELAILRASDPRDKIFGLLGVMDTHLVADYNKPAIQIYCEFVSAWMREIQDLNFLLDAYRMPSPVGQTGLPSWAPDWGAISWALNTMHETAGGFPMGHFLSQRNLQASAHLPADHTHISQSCRILTATGVLCDEVEEVYPAWRNSQGALAIGTSFLDLVQRHTDRSRRGGRGCSRRHILQILFRTALHDTSPISNTVRLMHSEAAHLHTWGFCFLSYIAMCYLASDDPSALQPNSIVATFLPSLGIPNGTDFLRFWREEIFGDVELTELDEVHWQDAVEALWWAWENHRAEFETIQVRALHTLAHSLKFLTKNNYMGLASSAEVGDKVVVLAGCKAPVLLRPKDGHYEHISACFVVDLMDGEAKEMVDRGEAKLERFEIH from the coding sequence ATGGCAGAATCAACAGATCCTACCACAGCTGTACCCAATCTTTACCACCCTCTCGATGCAGATAAACAAGAACTGCGTCTCCTTGAACTCTGTCCATCCGACGACAGCGACTCGCCGATCCAAGTGAAGATCTTTCCTTGTCGCTTAGAAGATGTGCGGGGCCAGTTCATCCCTTTCTCGTATGTCTGGGGCGATCCAACAGTTaccgagaccatcatcatcaacgggGTCCCCAGGAAGGTTACCAAGAATCTCGCCTTTTTCTTGCGGCAGATACGGACCATTCTCCCCCAAATCCTCGCCTCGATCTCTTGGGAAAGCCCCACGCTCTTCTGGGCCGATGCAATATGCATCAACCAGGATGATACGGAGGAGCGTAACCGTCAAGTCCAGCTCATGGGGTCCATCTACGGCTCTGCGCCAGCGGCccttgcttggcttgggcAGGCCGAAAACTCACATCTCACGGCCAAGCTCGTCGACGCCTTTGAAATATGGCTGGATGCCTGTGAGGAGGGGCACCGAGATGCGACTGAATCCCAGGATTACGATCCAAACTTTGACGGTTGGATGGAAAGGCATCCAGACCTTTGGTCATTCTCCGCCGTCTCCGGAGGTGGTAGGAAAAGAAACCCATACTGGGAAGCCATTAACACACTGCTGCACTCGCCTTATTGGAGTCGCATCTGGATATTCCAAGAGATAACACTGCCGGACGACACTCTCTTCGTATATGGCTCAGCCCTTATTCGGCTTTACTCGTTGAGAGCACTTGTCTGGTGGATGGTGGGATTTGCCAGCAAACCAACATATAATGTCTCATTCCTAGATCAAGAAAATTACCAGGATCTACTCATAGCGGTACGGCAGGTCATCTCCGCGGTCGGTTCCTCGATTAAGTCACCACTTGCAACAAAACACCGATTAGCCACCCCACAACGTCCGACACTCGCTCTCGTGCCAGAATTAGCTATCCTTCGCGCAAGTGACCCGCGAGATAAAATATTTGGCCTCCTGGGTGTGATGGATACGCATCTCGTTGCAGATTACAACAAGCCTGCTATCCAAATTTATTGCGAATTTGTCTCGGCTTGGATGCGTGAGATCCAGGATCTCAATTTCCTCCTTGACGCTTATCGCATGCCTTCCCCCGTGGGGCAAACTGGGCTGCCTTCGTGGGCTCCAGACTGGGGTGCCATCTCCTGGGCTCTGAACACGATGCACGAGACGGCTGGTGGATTCCCCATGGGGCATTTTTTGTCTCAGAGGAACCTTCAAGCATCTGCGCATCTACCTGCAGACCATACACACATTAGCCAATCTTGTCGCATCTTGACCGCCACCGGGGTCCTGTGTGACGAAGTGGAGGAGGTATACCCAGCCTGGAGGAATTCCCAAGGAGCATTGGCCATCGGAACTAGTTTTTTGGATCTTGTGCAGAGGCACACAGATCGTTCCAGGCGAGGGGGGCGTGGCTGCTCAAGGAGACACATTCTCCAAATCCTCTTCCGGACCGCTCTCCATGATACATCCCCGATATCCAATACAGTACGTCTCATGCACTCGGAAGCGGCACACCTCCACACATGGGGGTTTTGCTTTCTTTCTTACATTGCAATGTGTTACCTGGCCAGTGACGATCCGTCGGCTCTACAACCTAATAGCATCGTGGCAACATTCCTTCCCAGCCTAGGCATCCCCAATGGAACAGacttcttgcgcttctggAGGGAAGAGATCTTTGGCGACGTCGAGTTGACGGAACTTGATGAGGTTCATTGGCAAGACGCTGTAGAAGCTCTTTGGTGGGCATGGGAGAACCACAGGGCTGAGTTCGAGACCATTCAGGTGCGGGCGCTCCACACTCTTGCCCATAGTCTGAAGTTTCTCACCAAGAATAACTACATGGGTTTGGCCAGTTCTGCCGAAGTAGGAGACAAGGTTGTCgtgctggctggctgcaaGGCGCCAGTGCTCCTCAGACCAAAGGACGGTCATTACGAGCATATCAGCGCATGTTTCGTGGTCGACCTCATGGATGGGGAGGCGAAGGAAATGGTAGACCGAGGAGAGGCAAAGCTTGAGAGGTTTGAAATTCATTAG